One window of Brachybacterium ginsengisoli genomic DNA carries:
- the rdgB gene encoding RdgB/HAM1 family non-canonical purine NTP pyrophosphatase — MSAARTEVPAGARVILASHNAKKLAELQRILTAAVPGLAPEQIISSAGISLPDVVEDAVTFEGNALLKARSAAEATGLLAVADDSGLSVDVLGGAPGIFSARWSGRHGDDEANNDLLLAQLGDVPDAHRTARFVCAAALVASDGAEVVERGEMVGVLLRERHGDGGFGYDPLFRPDGESRSSAELSPAEKDAISHRGKAFRALAGHVAPLLGTAG, encoded by the coding sequence ATGAGCGCGGCACGCACGGAGGTCCCCGCCGGCGCGCGGGTCATCCTCGCCTCGCACAATGCGAAGAAGCTGGCCGAGCTGCAGCGGATCCTCACCGCGGCCGTCCCCGGGCTCGCGCCCGAGCAGATCATCTCCTCGGCAGGGATCTCCCTGCCGGATGTGGTCGAGGACGCCGTGACCTTCGAGGGCAACGCCCTGCTGAAGGCCCGCTCCGCCGCGGAGGCCACCGGGCTGCTCGCCGTGGCCGATGACTCGGGACTCTCGGTCGACGTGCTCGGCGGGGCGCCGGGGATCTTCTCCGCCCGTTGGAGCGGCCGGCACGGTGACGACGAGGCGAACAACGATCTGCTCCTCGCCCAGCTCGGCGACGTCCCCGACGCCCACCGCACCGCGCGCTTCGTGTGCGCGGCGGCGCTGGTCGCGTCCGACGGCGCCGAGGTCGTGGAGCGCGGGGAGATGGTGGGCGTGCTGCTGCGCGAGCGCCACGGCGACGGGGGCTTCGGCTATGACCCGTTGTTCCGCCCGGACGGCGAGAGCCGCTCCTCCGCGGAGCTCAGCCCGGCGGAGAAGGATGCGATCTCCCATCGCGGGAAGGCCTTCCGGGCGCTCGCCGGGCATGTCGCCCCGCTGCTGGGCACGGCCGGCTGA
- a CDS encoding DUF4916 domain-containing protein translates to MSSRTAVDSEGSWFEPDQVTELRRRLPIPYVDIVPVRTDVDGSVEEVGLLLRASGAGRIVRAIVSGRVLVHETIREAIARHIDKDLGPMAMPRIPVSPVPFTVAEYFPTPGVSLFHDPRQHAISMAYVVPIDGETAPQEDALELTWFGIDELVAESSPLEETEGGRDLLVRRALAHVGAI, encoded by the coding sequence ATGAGCAGCCGCACCGCCGTGGACTCCGAGGGATCCTGGTTCGAACCCGATCAGGTCACCGAGCTGCGTCGGCGCCTGCCGATCCCCTACGTGGACATCGTCCCGGTGCGCACCGACGTGGACGGCTCCGTGGAGGAGGTGGGTCTGCTGCTGCGCGCCTCGGGCGCCGGGCGGATCGTGCGCGCGATCGTCTCGGGCCGGGTGCTGGTGCACGAGACGATCCGCGAGGCGATCGCCCGGCACATCGACAAGGACCTGGGCCCCATGGCGATGCCCCGCATCCCCGTCTCCCCGGTGCCGTTCACGGTGGCCGAGTACTTCCCCACCCCTGGGGTCTCCCTGTTCCACGATCCGCGCCAGCACGCGATCTCGATGGCCTACGTGGTGCCGATCGACGGGGAGACCGCTCCGCAGGAGGATGCGCTGGAGCTGACCTGGTTCGGGATCGACGAGCTGGTGGCGGAGTCCTCGCCGCTGGAGGAGACGGAGGGCGGCCGGGATCTGCTGGTCCGTCGCGCCCTCGCCCACGTCGGCGCGATCTGA
- a CDS encoding GNAT family N-acetyltransferase: MTSAESRPHAPLPSGYQLIPEAPGAEEYLRLRRESGLSPRTREQSAGALMASWAWASVRTEDGALAAMGRVLGDGTWYFHLADIATDPAHQRRGLGRVVMEDLIARIDAAAPPHPYITLLADPPGQRLYGSLGFVDSSPSVGMRLPR, translated from the coding sequence ATGACATCGGCCGAATCCCGCCCCCATGCGCCGCTGCCCAGCGGATATCAGCTGATTCCTGAGGCGCCGGGCGCCGAGGAGTACCTTCGTCTGCGCCGGGAGTCCGGTCTCAGCCCGCGCACCCGGGAGCAGTCGGCCGGCGCCCTCATGGCCAGCTGGGCGTGGGCGAGCGTGCGCACCGAGGACGGCGCGCTGGCGGCGATGGGACGGGTGCTCGGGGACGGCACCTGGTACTTCCACCTCGCGGACATCGCCACCGATCCCGCCCATCAGCGTCGTGGCCTGGGCAGGGTGGTGATGGAGGACCTCATCGCACGGATCGACGCGGCCGCACCGCCGCACCCGTACATCACGCTGCTCGCGGATCCGCCCGGGCAGAGGCTCTACGGATCGCTCGGCTTCGTCGACTCCTCACCGAGCGTGGGGATGCGCCTGCCGCGCTGA
- a CDS encoding histidine phosphatase family protein, which produces MTLFGLVRHGQTDYNLQDLFQGSSDIPLNDTGIAQAHAAFDALPAVDWDVVLSSPLQRAEQTARIIGEDHAIPFGGTEPRLVEIDWGEAEGRPVREMEEKYPERAFPGREDHQAVADRGYDALEALEERYPGKKVLLVAHGTLIRFLLSGIIEQPLPSIPNATLSVLELEGTTWHVSMVAGQAVDHTVEVADRSENPRFILEKSHLTPAAIAARDAASHATAHPAEGADR; this is translated from the coding sequence ATGACCCTGTTCGGGCTCGTCCGTCATGGGCAGACGGACTACAACCTGCAGGATCTCTTCCAGGGGTCCTCCGACATCCCTCTGAACGACACGGGCATCGCCCAGGCCCATGCCGCGTTCGACGCGCTGCCGGCCGTGGACTGGGACGTGGTGCTCTCCTCCCCGCTGCAGCGGGCCGAGCAGACCGCGCGGATCATCGGCGAGGACCATGCCATCCCCTTCGGCGGCACCGAGCCGCGCCTGGTCGAGATCGACTGGGGCGAGGCCGAGGGCAGGCCGGTGCGGGAGATGGAGGAGAAGTACCCCGAGCGCGCCTTCCCCGGCCGTGAGGACCACCAGGCCGTGGCCGACCGCGGCTACGACGCCCTCGAGGCGCTCGAGGAGCGCTACCCCGGCAAGAAGGTGCTGCTGGTCGCCCACGGCACGCTGATCCGCTTCCTGCTCTCGGGGATCATCGAGCAGCCGCTGCCCTCGATCCCCAACGCGACCCTGTCCGTCCTCGAGCTCGAGGGCACCACCTGGCACGTCAGCATGGTCGCCGGGCAGGCGGTCGACCACACGGTCGAGGTCGCCGACCGCTCCGAGAACCCCCGTTTCATCCTGGAGAAGTCGCATCTCACCCCCGCGGCGATCGCAGCCCGCGATGCCGCCTCGCACGCCACCGCGCACCCCGCTGAAGGAGCAGATCGATGA
- a CDS encoding NAD-dependent epimerase/dehydratase family protein, with translation MRIAVTGATGVLGQEAVEALVAAGHEVTGITRRDSGVPIVEGRGGSAVVADVFDPHDLARAFRGHDVAINALAHVPVGMSGLRPLSWREDDRLHLEASVAIAKAAAEAGVRRLIQESTIFLYPDNGTDWISEDLPLNVRNQAFRPRVKEMRAAVDFATSGRSAVILRLGQLFGRDQHTTHALRATRNGDPILLGKPDSYVTLLHHSDAGRAFVAALRASSGFYNVGGEPILKKRWAKDLAMEAGTEQPAKFYPEITQAIVGTRLDVQRRSLRVSSLRFVSETGWRPTVGPSTPGWSRR, from the coding sequence GTGAGGATCGCGGTCACCGGAGCCACCGGCGTGCTCGGGCAGGAAGCCGTGGAGGCGCTGGTCGCCGCCGGGCACGAGGTCACCGGGATCACCCGCCGCGACTCCGGGGTGCCGATCGTCGAGGGGCGGGGCGGCAGCGCCGTCGTCGCCGACGTTTTCGACCCTCACGATCTGGCCCGCGCGTTCCGCGGCCACGACGTCGCGATCAACGCCCTCGCCCACGTCCCGGTCGGGATGTCGGGCCTGCGCCCGCTGTCCTGGCGCGAGGACGACCGCCTCCACCTCGAGGCCTCCGTCGCGATCGCGAAGGCCGCCGCCGAGGCCGGTGTGCGCCGTCTCATCCAGGAATCCACGATCTTCCTCTACCCGGACAACGGCACCGACTGGATCAGCGAGGACCTCCCGCTGAACGTGCGCAACCAGGCCTTCCGGCCCCGGGTCAAGGAGATGCGCGCCGCGGTCGACTTCGCGACCTCCGGGCGCAGCGCCGTGATCCTGCGGCTGGGCCAGCTGTTCGGCCGTGACCAGCACACCACCCACGCGCTCAGGGCGACCCGCAACGGCGATCCGATCCTGCTGGGCAAGCCGGACTCCTACGTCACCCTGCTGCACCACTCCGACGCCGGGCGCGCCTTCGTGGCGGCCCTGCGTGCGAGCAGCGGCTTCTACAACGTCGGCGGCGAGCCGATCCTCAAGAAGCGCTGGGCGAAGGATCTCGCGATGGAGGCCGGCACCGAGCAGCCCGCGAAGTTCTACCCGGAGATCACCCAGGCGATCGTCGGAACCCGTCTCGACGTGCAGCGGCGCTCGCTGCGGGTCTCCTCGCTGCGGTTCGTGTCCGAGACCGGCTGGCGACCGACGGTGGGCCCCTCCACCCCGGGCTGGTCGCGCCGCTGA
- a CDS encoding YchJ family protein: MSTTPTPPLETDRCPCGSGDTFGACCGPVLSQQRRAATAQALMRSRYTAFATGDLEHLLRSWHPGTRPDREDLAASLEEDVRWLRLVIHETSAGGPFDDAGTVEFTAISRGPGGRQVLRELSRFVREGGAWLYVDGDVARDPG, translated from the coding sequence ATGAGCACCACGCCGACGCCACCTCTCGAGACCGACCGCTGCCCCTGCGGCAGCGGGGACACCTTCGGCGCCTGCTGCGGACCGGTGCTGTCCCAGCAGCGACGGGCCGCCACCGCGCAGGCTCTGATGCGCTCGCGCTACACGGCCTTCGCCACGGGAGACCTCGAGCATCTGCTGCGCTCCTGGCATCCAGGGACGCGCCCGGACCGAGAAGATCTCGCCGCCTCGCTGGAGGAGGACGTGCGCTGGCTGCGGCTGGTGATCCACGAGACCTCCGCCGGTGGTCCGTTCGACGATGCCGGCACCGTCGAGTTCACGGCGATCTCCCGCGGTCCCGGGGGCAGGCAGGTGCTGCGCGAGCTCTCCCGTTTCGTGCGGGAGGGCGGGGCATGGCTGTACGTCGACGGGGATGTCGCCCGCGACCCTGGCTGA
- a CDS encoding SDR family oxidoreductase gives MSALAGKTAVVTGSSRGVGAATAKLLAADGANVVINYRQKAPRANKVVKEIEEAGGKAVAVGADLTDAEGVRTLMQTAVDTFGGLDLLVLNASGGMEADLGEDYAMRLNRDAQDDALSAGLEHLSTGGRVVFVTSHQAHFIDEVETMPEYEQVARSKRAGETALTERIGELSEKGISFVVVSGDMIEGTVTATLLNRARPGALEERREAAGKLYSVEEFAAEVAAMASADVETGHIELVGGADDFLSRTAR, from the coding sequence ATGAGCGCCCTCGCAGGCAAGACCGCCGTCGTCACCGGTTCGTCCCGAGGAGTCGGGGCCGCCACGGCGAAGCTGCTCGCCGCCGACGGTGCGAACGTCGTCATCAACTACCGCCAGAAGGCGCCGCGCGCGAACAAGGTGGTCAAGGAGATCGAGGAGGCGGGCGGCAAGGCCGTCGCCGTCGGCGCCGACCTCACCGATGCCGAGGGCGTGCGCACCCTCATGCAGACCGCCGTGGACACCTTCGGCGGCCTGGACCTGCTGGTCCTGAACGCCTCGGGCGGCATGGAGGCCGATCTCGGCGAGGACTACGCGATGCGCCTGAACCGCGACGCGCAGGACGACGCGCTCAGCGCCGGCCTCGAGCATCTCTCCACCGGCGGCCGCGTGGTCTTCGTGACCAGCCACCAGGCGCACTTCATCGACGAGGTCGAGACGATGCCCGAGTATGAGCAGGTCGCGCGTTCGAAGCGCGCCGGCGAGACGGCGCTCACCGAGCGGATCGGCGAGCTGTCCGAGAAGGGGATCTCCTTCGTGGTCGTCTCCGGCGACATGATCGAGGGCACCGTCACCGCGACGCTGCTGAACCGTGCCCGCCCCGGCGCTCTCGAGGAGCGCCGCGAGGCCGCCGGCAAGCTCTACTCCGTCGAGGAGTTCGCCGCCGAGGTCGCCGCGATGGCGTCGGCCGACGTCGAGACCGGTCACATCGAGCTCGTCGGCGGGGCCGACGACTTCCTCTCCCGCACCGCGAGGTGA